The nucleotide sequence CAGTTCGAACGCCAGGGCTACTTCTGCGCGGACAGCAAGGACTCCCGACCAGGAGCGCTGGTGTTCAACCGTACCGTGCCCCTGCGTGACACCTGGGCGAAGGTGCAGGGAAGGGAAGGCTAGAGGCCATGTCCTGCTCGCCACACGGACGGCCTGGCAGCGCTTCTGGCCGGCTCCGGGCCGTCCCCAGGGGCATTTCGGGCCTGCGCGCCCGTGAGGTACCGGGCTCCGCATTCGGGTCCGGCGCCAGGTGACCGGTCACCGCTTCCAGGCCGCACCCCCCAACGAGAGGATGGGCAGTGTGGCCACCGGCCGCATCTACTTCGGTGATAACCTGCCCATCCTGAAGGACTTCCCCGACGCGTTCGCCGATCTGATCTACATTGACCCGCCCTTCAACACCGGCAGGACCCAGGCCCGAACCCGGATCAAGACCGCCCGTTCCGACAACGGCGACCGCACCGGGTTCCAGGGGCGGCGCTACCGCACCACCCGGCTGGGCTCACAGTCATTCGCCGACGTCTTCGACGACTACCTCGCCTTCCTGGAGCCCAGGCTTCAGCAAGCACACCGCGTCCTGGCCTTGCACGGTACCCTGTACTTTCACATAGACTACCGTGAGGTCCACTACTGCAAGGTCCTGCTGGATCAGATATTCGGGCGCGAGTGCTTCCTAAACGAGGTCATCTGGGCCTATGACTACGGAGGGCGCACCACCAGACGATGGCCCCCTAAGCACGACAACATCCTGGTCTACGTGAAGGACCCTGGCCGATACGTTTTCAACGCCGACGCTATCGAGCGCATCCCCTACCTGGCCCCCAGGCTAGTGGGGCCGGAGAAGGCTAGCCGGGGCAAGCTCCCTACTGACACCTGGTGGCATACCATAGTACCCACCAGCGGGTCGGAGAGAACGGGGTACCCGACTCAGAAACCCCTGGGGATACTGAGGCGAATCGTCCAGGCTTCCTCGAACACCGGCGACCTGGTCCTGGATTTCTTCGCCGGAAGCGGCACTACCGGAGCAGCCTGCCTGGAGCTCGGCCGGCGGTTCGTCCTCGTTGACGACAACCCGGCGGCGCTGGAGGTGATGGCCCGGCGTTTCCATGGCGTGGCCGGCATAGAATGGGTGGGTTTCGACCCCGCTCCCTCCCAGGCGCGGGCAGAACAGCCCCTCCTACTCGACGGGGTTGCCGGCTCCCCGCGGCACCGCTAGCACTGACGCCCCCGGCGGCTGCCGAAGGAGGGTGTCGTGCTTGCCTCTGCTACCCTCTTCCTGTCTGCTGTGCCCTCTCGCTCACAGCTCGAGACGCAAGGTGTACTGGTTCTGGGCATCGTCCGGCTTCAGGCCGGCAGCGTCGGCCTGCTCGCGCATGGTGCGCACGAATTCATCGTAGCCCTCGATACACAAGCGGTCCCGTGCAGTCACCCGGAAGCCCAATCTCTTCCAGAAGCGTCTGCCCGCCTGTCCGGTGATGGCATACACAAGATCCAGGTCCTCGTAGGCTGTAGCCTCTATCGCCTCCCATCCCTGCGCCTGGGCCCACGGAACCAACGACTGCACCATCCTGGTGGCGATGCCCTTTCGCTGGTACGGGTTGTGCTCTTGCTTCGGCGACCCAGTCATCATGCAGTGGACGGACAAGGTCCTGTCTCCCATGTCCGCCAAAGTGGGGAAGGGCTGCTCCACCAGCACCTCCGATGGACCCGCCGGATAGGCTTGCTGGAGACACATGTGGCCGGCCCCATCCAGTGCGAAGAGAGCCTTGGGGTAGAACCGCAAGAAGCCCACGACCTCTTCCCCATCCCGTGCCAACATGGCGCAGGAGCCATAGGTCCTGATGATCTTCCGCAGTAAGGGAACGTTCACCTCGTGGTGTCGCCCCCATTGCAGCGCTCCGGGCCCGGTACCATCAGGTGGCACCCTCTCGATGCCTGTCTTCGATAGGGGGCCATCGTGGAGGCAGCGCCAGAGGATGAAGTCCTCGCTCATGGGCTCGATGCGAACATCTTCCGCAGCCATGTGACTCCCCCGCCCACCATGTGGCAGCTTGCGGATGCAAGCCGGGGCTTGGGCAGACGTGGGCCAGGTAGTAGCGGCGCCGTCCTCGCGCCCGATCCAGAGCGTTCCGCCAATCGCCCCTCTACTGCCCTCACTCCGGCACCCCCCACCACCAACCCTCTCGCTCCGGTGCCCCCAGGCCCAGAAAGCGGGCGACGTGGCCGGCCAGCCCGGCGCCGAGCCAGGGCAGTGCGGGCAGCCCGGCCTCCCCTCGCATCCGGCGCATCTCAGCCACCCTCTGGGTCGCCTCGGGCACAGCCCAGGCGGCCTTGCGGTAGGCCCACACCCGGTGGCTAGAGGCGCCCTCCAGCTGTAACTACCGCGGTCTACCCCGATCTCGGTGCCGTTTCCAGCCAGACCCGGTGCCTCGGGGGGCCTCCAGTTGCAGCTCGTGCTGGCGGCGGGAACCCCGGCGCCGACCACTACCGCACCCTCAGGGAGTCCCTACGCGAACGCTTCGTTCCTCCCATGGATCGATCTCCCACGGCATATGATCGCCCGACAACGGGCCGTTTTGGGGAAGCGGTCACGAAGCACCATCTCGCCGCTGAGCCGTCAGAACTGCGCCAAAGGGCCCCAGTGTACGGGACGCTGGTCGAGAGCAGGGCGCCGCATCTTGCGGGCTCTTCAGCTGTACGGGACTGGCCGGTGCCTTGCACACCACCGTAGTCAGCCCGGCCTGCCGCTGCCCACCCCCTCGCCGGCCGCACGATTCCGGACCAGGCCGAGTGGACCTAGGCTGCGCCAGCCGACTCGGCTATACTCCCGGACGGGAGGGACGATGAAGGTTCTCATTGCCGCCGACATGGAAGGACTCGCCGGGCTGGTGCAATGGGATAGCTCCGAGGAGGAGCTGATGCGCCGGCTCATGACCGAGGAGGTCAACGCCGCCGCCCGAGGTGCCTTCGCCGGCGGCGCCACCGAGGTCCTCGCCGCTCAGAGCCACGGCGGCATGCGCAACCTGCTGCCGGAGGCTCTCGACCCCCGAGTGACCTACATGGCGGGCCAGCCCAAGCCCCTCAACCACATGGCAGGGGTGGACGGCTCCTTCGACTTGGCCCTGTTCGTCGGCTACCACTCCCGGGCGGGCACGCGGCACGGCGTCATGGCCCATACCTTTTCCAACGGCGTCTTCTCCCTCAGCTTCAACGGCATCGAGATGGGCGAGATCGGCACCGACGCCGCCCTGTGCGGGCACTTCGGCGTCCCGGTGGGCCTCGTCTGCGGCGACCAGGCCGCCTGCGAGGAGGCGACAGCCCTGCTGGGGGACGTGATCACGGTGCCGGTGAAAGAGGGGGTCAGCCGTTTCGCCGCCCGATGTCTGCCCCTGGCCGCAGCGCGCTCCCGGATCGAACGGTCGGCGGCCGACGCGGTCCGGCACGCTGGGAGCTTTGCACCCTTCGTCGTCGCCGGCCCAATCGCCGTCAGCCTGACCTTCACCCTGCCCGAATTCGCCGACGCGGTGGAACACCTCGACTTCGTCTCCCGAGTGGACGGTCGGACGGTGACTTTCGAGGCCGAGGACTTCCCCCGAGCGTTCGAGCGCTTCAACGCTCTCCACTTCCTGGCGCCTACCGTCCGCTAGGGCCGCCTTGGCAGGAATCGCTGCCTGCCCGACAATGGGCCGGATGTCGCTGCGGCACACCGG is from Anaerolineae bacterium and encodes:
- a CDS encoding site-specific DNA-methyltransferase; amino-acid sequence: MGSVATGRIYFGDNLPILKDFPDAFADLIYIDPPFNTGRTQARTRIKTARSDNGDRTGFQGRRYRTTRLGSQSFADVFDDYLAFLEPRLQQAHRVLALHGTLYFHIDYREVHYCKVLLDQIFGRECFLNEVIWAYDYGGRTTRRWPPKHDNILVYVKDPGRYVFNADAIERIPYLAPRLVGPEKASRGKLPTDTWWHTIVPTSGSERTGYPTQKPLGILRRIVQASSNTGDLVLDFFAGSGTTGAACLELGRRFVLVDDNPAALEVMARRFHGVAGIEWVGFDPAPSQARAEQPLLLDGVAGSPRHR
- a CDS encoding M55 family metallopeptidase → MKVLIAADMEGLAGLVQWDSSEEELMRRLMTEEVNAAARGAFAGGATEVLAAQSHGGMRNLLPEALDPRVTYMAGQPKPLNHMAGVDGSFDLALFVGYHSRAGTRHGVMAHTFSNGVFSLSFNGIEMGEIGTDAALCGHFGVPVGLVCGDQAACEEATALLGDVITVPVKEGVSRFAARCLPLAAARSRIERSAADAVRHAGSFAPFVVAGPIAVSLTFTLPEFADAVEHLDFVSRVDGRTVTFEAEDFPRAFERFNALHFLAPTVR
- a CDS encoding GNAT family N-acetyltransferase, whose protein sequence is MAAEDVRIEPMSEDFILWRCLHDGPLSKTGIERVPPDGTGPGALQWGRHHEVNVPLLRKIIRTYGSCAMLARDGEEVVGFLRFYPKALFALDGAGHMCLQQAYPAGPSEVLVEQPFPTLADMGDRTLSVHCMMTGSPKQEHNPYQRKGIATRMVQSLVPWAQAQGWEAIEATAYEDLDLVYAITGQAGRRFWKRLGFRVTARDRLCIEGYDEFVRTMREQADAAGLKPDDAQNQYTLRLEL